A part of Oncorhynchus masou masou isolate Uvic2021 chromosome 30, UVic_Omas_1.1, whole genome shotgun sequence genomic DNA contains:
- the LOC135522115 gene encoding tubulin beta chain-like has product MREIVHIQAGQCGNQIGAKFWEVISDEHGIDPTGTYHGDGDLQLDRISVYYNEASGGKYVPRAILVDLEPGTMDSVRSGPFGQIFRPDNFVFGQSGAGNNWAKGHYTEGAELVDSVLDVVRKESENCDCLQGFQLTHSLGGGTGSGMGTLLISKIREEYPDRIMNTFSVVPSPKVSDTVVEPYNATLSVHQLVENTDETFCIDNEALYDICFRTLKLTTPTYGDLNHLVSATMSGVTTCLRFPGQLNADLRKLAVNMVPFPRLHFFMPGFAPLTSRGSQQYRALTVPELTQQVFDAKNMMAACDPRHGRYLTVAAVFRGQMSMKEVDEQMLNIQNKNSSYFVEWIPNNVKTAVCDIPPRGLKMSVTFIGNSTAIQELFKRISEQFTAMFRRKAFLHWYTGEGMDEMEFTEAESNMNDLVSEYQQYQDATAEEEGEFEEEAEDDDA; this is encoded by the exons TTCTGGGAGGTGATCAGCGATGAGCATGGGATTGACCCCACAGGCACCTACCATGGAGATGGCGACCTGCAGTTGGACAGAATCAGTGTCTACTACAATGAGGCATCAG GTGGTAAATATGTGCCCAGGGCCATCCTCGTGGACCTTGAGCCTGGCACAATGGATTCTGTGAGGTCTGGACCCTTTGGACAGATCTTCAGGCCAGACAACTTTGTGTTTG GCCAGAGCGGTGCTGGTAACAACTGGGCAAAGGGCCACTACACAGAGGGAGCAGAGCTGGTGGACTCTGTCCTGGACGTAGTGAGGAAGGAGTCAGAAAACTGTGACTGCCTGCAGGGTTTCCAGCTCACCCACTCCCTGGGTGGAGGCACGGGGTCGGGCATGGGCACCCTGCTCATCAGCAAGATCAGAGAGGAGTACCCTGACCGCATCATGAACACCTTCAGCGTGGTGCCCTCACCAAAA GTATCAGACACAGTGGTGGAGCCCTACAACGCCACCCTCTCCGTTCACCAGCTTGTGGAGAACACAGACGAGACGTTCTGCATCGACAACGAGGCCCTTTATGACATCTGCTTCCGCACGCTCAAACTGACCACGCCCACCTACGGTGACCTCAACCACCTGGTGTCAGCCACCATGAGCGGCGTCACCACCTGCCTGCGCTTCCCTGGCCAGCTCAACGCTGACCTTCGCAAACTGGCCGTCAACATGGTGCCCTTCCCCCGTCTGCACTTTTTCATGCCCGGCTTCGCCCCCCTCACCAGCAGGGGCAGCCAGCAGTACCGTGCCCTCACCGTGCCCGAGCTTACCCAGCAGGTGTTCGATGCAAAAAACATGATGGCCGCCTGCGACCCTCGTCACGGCCGCTACCTTACTGTGGCTGCAGTGTTCCGGGGCCAAATGTCCATGAAGGAGGTGGACGAGCAGATGCTTAATATCCAGAACAAGAACAGCAGCTACTTCGTGGAATGGATCCCCAACAATGTGAAGACCGCTGTCTGCGACATCCCACCCCGGGGTCTAAAGATGTCTGTCACCTTCATCGGCAACAGCACAGCCATCCAGGAGCTGTTCAAGCGTATCTCTGAGCAGTTCACTGCCATGTTCCGCCGCAAGGCCTTCTTGCATTGGTATACAGGAGAGGGCATGGACGAGATGGAGTTCACTGAGGCAGAGAGCAACATGAACGACCTGGTGTCTGAGTACCAGCAGTACCAGGACGCCACCGctgaggaagagggagagttCGAGGAGGAGGCTGAAGACGATGACGCTTAA